From a single Pyxicephalus adspersus chromosome 11, UCB_Pads_2.0, whole genome shotgun sequence genomic region:
- the TTLL10 gene encoding inactive polyglycylase TTLL10 isoform X2, with product MENSRTAKMQTSNQKISSSPLIEKKQENPRGPGSFFYIGGGNGAHLVSAYCLNKGWQQIHDNKRDDYKLKWCETKSSATYYAFREGEQLLYQIPNNKVLTTKIGLLSSLREYERVMQKINKARVLKMADFFPETYRLDLKEEAEPFFSNYEDGQTWICKPTGLNQGRGIYLLKNQEQIDTLQSQIQTMVENSMSKKIPAKCPQARIVQRYIPNPLLLEGKKFDIRSYLLIASTVPYYVFFCHGYVRLTCNPYDPNSDDLTGHLTNQYMQKKNPLYSEMKEETVWTMERFNNYVNENFAAAKSLPKDWVFSIFTKRMQQIMIHCFLSVKSKLECRRGFFDLIGCDFLIDDDFKVWLLEMNCNPALQTNCEVLKEVIPGVVNETLDLALEIFNKSFRGQRIMPLNTQRKFVLLYNGETNEQVIKFYWPRSSSPVKEEKKTAIADNQSKPVKNVEKPQRSFKPFSDNANPIVTRSTVSRSPQRTSLAISPINMIGLHDGLTLHTVRHKARFNISSKSLDGPQFNHFTEAGRTKNAEKKAEPLVPVAKISFTGPQKFRVVGRKTPNLTKRSIPDTSINTNVVILSEQNRILISRGSLGNVEDPNEVKLEETRTSEYGVRESLNVQQNS from the exons ATGGAGAACTCAAGAACAGCTAAAATGCAGACTTCCAACCAAAAGATTTCCTCATCTCCCCTCATAGAGAAGAAACAAGAAAACCCACGGGGCCCGGGATCCTTCTTTTACATTGGTGGCGGTAACGGAGCACATCT GGTTAGTGCATATTGTCTTAACAAAGGATGGCAACAGATCCACGACAACAAGAGAGATGACTACAAACTGAAATGGTGCGAAACCAAGAGCTCAGCCACTTATTATGCCTTCCGGGAAG gtgAACAACTTTTATATCAAATACCGAATAACAAGGTGCTTACCACAAAGATCGGACTTTTAAGCAGCCTGCGAGAATACGAAAGAGTCATGCAAAAAATCAACAAAGCCAG GGTGCTGAAAATGGCAGATTTTTTCCCCGAAACTTACCGTCTGGATTTGAAGGAAGAGGCCGAACCATTCTTTTCTAACTATGAAG ATGGCCAGACGTGGATCTGTAAACCTACTGGGCTGAATCAGGGACGTGGTATCTATTTGCTGAAAAACCAGGAGCAGATTGACACTCTTCAAAGCCAAATCCAGACCATGGTGGAAAATTCAATGTCAAAGAAAATTCCAGCAAAATGCCCACAAGCACGGATTGTGCAAAG GTATATTCCAAACCCTTTGCTGCTGGAAGGAAAGAAGTTTGATATTCGGTCATACCTGCTTATAGCATCCACTGTGCcttattatgtgtttttctgcCATGGCTATGTACGCCTGACCTGCAACCCATATGATCCAAATTCTGATGACCTCACAGGTCACTTGACCAACCAG TACATGCAGAAGAAGAACCCACTTTACAGTGAAATGAAAGAGGAGACAGTGTGGACAATGGAAAGATTCAACAACTATGTCAATGAGAATTTTGCTGCAGCCAAGTCTCTGCCTAAAGACTGGGTATTTAGTATTTTTACG AAAAGGATGCAGCAGATAATGATACACTGTTTCCTGAGCGTAAAATCAAAGCTGGAGTGTCGAAGGGGCTTTTTTGACCTTATTGGCTGTGACTTCCTGATCGATGATGATTTTAAG GTGTGGCTGCTAGAAATGAACTGTAATCCAGCTTTGCAAACCAATTGTGAGGTGCTGAAAGAAGTTATTCCTGGTGTGGTCAATGAAACCCTTG ACTTGGCTCTTGAGATCTTCAATAAAAGCTTTAGAGGTCAGCGTATTATGCCCTTGAATACGCAGAGAAAGTTTGTGTTGTTATACAATGGGGAGACCAATGAACAAGTAATTAAATTTTACTGGCCCAGAAGCTCCAGTCctgttaaagaagaaaagaagacagCGATAGCTGACAACCAaagcaaacctgtaaaaaatgtggaaaagccACAGAGatcatttaaacctttttcaGACAATGCAAACCCTATTGTAACAAGGTCCACTGTCTCACGATCGCCTCAAAGAACAAGCTTGGCAATATCCCCTATCAATATGATTGGCCTTCATGATGGCTTGACACTCCACACAGTAAGACACAAAGCTAGGTTCAACATCTCATCTAAGAGTCTGGATGGCCCTCAGTTCAATCATTTCACAGAGGCAGGCCgaacaaaaaatgcagaaaaaaaagcagaaccaTTAGTCCCTGTTGCCAAGATTTCATTTACAGGTCCTCAGAAATTTAGGGTGGTTGGAAGAAAAACACCCAATTTAACAAAAAGAAGCATACCCGATACATCTATCAACACCAATGTTGTAATCCTTTCTGAACAGAATCGTATACTCATCAGCAGAGGATCCCTGGGCAATGTTGAGGACCCCAATGAAGTTAAATTAGAAGAGACACGCACAAGTGAATATGGTGTTAGAGAATCTCTGAATGTTCAGCAAAACTCgtaa